Genomic DNA from Pseudomonadota bacterium:
GACATAGGCAGGGTAATGAAAATAGGGGTAGCACCTGATAATAGACTGGTAGAGGTAGTTATGAAGATTGAATTCAGGGGTAATGTGGTGCGGGATACTGTGGCAAAACTAAGAACAGCAGGCATAACCGGTATCGTCTTTGTCGAACTGGAGCGAAGAAAACCAGAAGACATCAAGCTCTCACCAAAAATAGATTTCACCACCAGGTACCCGGTAATACAATCCCTTCCTTCGGATATAAAACAAATATTTTCAGCGGTTGATAGTATTATGGAAAAAATAAAGCAGATCGATTTCAAGGGAATATCCAACCAGCTAATAGATACTACAAAGGCGGTTGAGATCTTTGTAGGCGGCGACAGGATGAAAAGGATTCTGTCAAACATAGAATATACGGTGGCTAATCTGGAAAGTGCCACTGACAAAGTAAACGATATAATGACAGAAGGCATCATCGAAGACGTTGTTACTGAGGCAAAAGATGCGATAAAAGAAGCAAAGACTGTTATCACAAGGGTAAAAACAGAAGTGGATTCTTTAAATGTAGCGGAAACTACGGGTAAAGCAAACCAGCTTATAGAAAACATGAATAAGAAGA
This window encodes:
- a CDS encoding MlaD family protein; the protein is MVKKKMYFNVGLFVTIGILIGVSAIVWVGASKYFQEGTIFVTYFDESVQGLQIDSSVKYRGVDIGRVMKIGVAPDNRLVEVVMKIEFRGNVVRDTVAKLRTAGITGIVFVELERRKPEDIKLSPKIDFTTRYPVIQSLPSDIKQIFSAVDSIMEKIKQIDFKGISNQLIDTTKAVEIFVGGDRMKRILSNIEYTVANLESATDKVNDIMTEGIIEDVVTEAKDAIKEAKTVITRVKTEVDSLNVAETTGKANQLIENMNKKMNTAATEITVTSENLRRVSETLENLMERLSADPSELIFSIPPTQKRAK